AGTTATTTCAGTCATGCAAAGAGAGCTAGCTACAGAGTTACATGGTTTTGAGTTGtaaccatatatatgtatatttagggggtcctaccacacaaagttgttgtcagaatagtcacttttaaaatcactgccgtcacttttaaaatcactgccgtcacttttaaaatcgcTGTCGTCAccttttcaagttggtaaccaaaacaatctctttcttcacattcgttattttaatacgaATATCCATTCTGgcggcactgggttgcgttgaAAACCTAAAACTTGTTcagcttgaacttctgctaatcaaaagcatggctcaaccagcaaCCTTCACAAatttattagtgatgtttgggagcgttgctggaTATTCCCCAAAAGTGACAGGTGTCTTAGATTTTTAGGGCTACACATCTTTAACTGAAAATAGagcgagattgtctttaataatcactgtcagtctcAGACTTGGAAACTTATTTGCTGTCAGTGTGTTGTgacatttcattgctgtttacttaaATTAcatggcagtctataaatgctgggccagatgcttgaAACCGAAACCAGTGAAGTTTCATTTGATCATgttgatttatgaacaaataataagttagtgaaGGTAcagccacacgtaacgaattttttgttggttctgaCCAAAATCACAAATGAGCGAAACGCACGGAATTATTCTATGCTGCTAGAATTGTGCTAGCGAGtgcgattctagcagctttaaagatgtagttgcgtcaaaaaattcaatttaatgaaattaagacccattaaaggctaaaacatcagctacaatttgatgccatttttgtctttgtagaccgacCCTGTCCatagatatatgcgtttgaatgaggccctcttttaaaaagctcacgttccagcgggtgcctctttcgtgacgtcacaagcaaggtatctgaaacgaaaccacgagcaataaatatgaggtcgcttcgttagccaatcatgtgcgcgaaatttttatataggccgtaataaatgttatcactcgtaaaacgcgttgtctgtgatctcgaagattctcataaTTAGGGAATTCATTCTCGtagttactgattcaacgcgtttcaacaattactaagttatacatagttttaaaatggcttcaagttcgagcgaccgctactcaaagttatctgagcaactttcagtaaaagattggagtagacagcctatggtcaaagctgacaggcgtcagcagcgttttgctgcagaggaagacagaatggaggtaaattaacttagagtcttctatacctaagtaaatgtaatatttttatagtcataaatacatatactaaataatataatgataattctttgctatttccaatcatcgtttcatagcttatctgccgttttacctagctataatatttttttcgaattttctttggtaaattagagtcatgattacaaattattttcactcgtaggaagtgggtaaaatcgattgatcattgcaaatctttaatctccagaaccaaagcttcgaatcgttgacttggcgtacttgtgcctttattaaatgtttattcgtttttaaaattacactcgcaatctccAATTCAACTTGCAATCctactcccaatttggaagctgtcaatagatacgctttagaatgacatatctatgaatgacatattttttgcatttgttttactgattacagaatgtttatgtcgtcccaccagccgaagaagctttgtcagtgtggaaactgccataaaggggaaagagagacttgaatgcgtgctgcataagccatgatgttttgtttgagtttgttgcagtagatgaatttgtcttattgtatcagctaatactatgtgaatggccacgacttgatgaatatttttaataaaagctttatgtcgagatgaaaatatttttgcttgtaaaatttatataataaaataatattgttgaagataatgcaaaacatgatttgcagaatattgtagtgaattggatatggtatatggatgtccgcagaactggagaatgtgagttcaaaatcagtttgcagcagacttctcatccttgaaactctatccctatgtatattctttccAAAGACGCGGCTTACTTACGGTAATAAGAAACTAGTACTGTAGTCATTGTAGGCAATGATAttcagccccgccccaaggataggcgacggacataaggTGGGCGagacttatgggaggctgtatatcgttagtatgggtagaggcgaaactgctgatacaaagaccttattcaacatagttagcttgacagaattaccgtagaccggtagaattggtagtcggtacccaaatgtttacacaacatttggagaaagtgagtagaacaaatttttaattttcgttatttgagacctttgaaacattcataataatgcatctgtagcaggatttgaaattttattctagccaacatgagcaaatacaaaataagatatatgccaatagagccgcgtaagactagacttttatcgcaaatagccgatgtgaatacgagagatagagacaggttgcctaacgcgtgacatcattttgggcaagtctgggcacgttttggtggcctgagcgtttttacggcgatcagattttttcggttttaatcttcaaatatcttggcaatgcgatcgcgtaacacaacaaacaacatatcaactgatagaaaaaaaaaatgctttcttttaagatcaacttaaatttgacgcaactacatctttaacaattagtatagtccaagacatgtatgatgacacacaataaaagtctGAGTGCTCCTCAATATAGTACACatgatgcaactgcttagattgcgctattgttggtatTTATCGTTTATACACCATTGCTacaaatcttttattttttcaataataaaaattctgtTTTAATAGCAAAATTTTTGTGGTAAAAAGTGCTGCTATCTTTAGTGTAATCAAGttagttgcatcgtatttactatggtgaattgcCGAGATATTTTTCCTGCGTGTCGCTTTATGTGCTTTGGACTACGTAAACTTTAAAAgttgctagagtcgtgctcgctaactaacaatagcgcaacttaaGCAGTTACATCCTGTGTACTATGTTAAATTGCATCGGtaattttattgtgtgtcgtgatacatgtcttggactaattgctaaagctgctagaatcgtgctcgctaataatttgtttagctagTTACAAGCGTTTTGTCGACGAgttcggtgggcatgcacagctgaGATAATTCTGTAAGTTTTgaccgaataattctgtgtttttttctgtcagaactcagaaccaacgaaaaattcatTACGTATAGCGCATAGTATTCCTTCAGTTAGCCTaattacacaatcatcgtcgcCTCGTCAACGTCACCTcatgataaatggtcgtctcgtctgtcgcTTTTCAAATATCCTTGTCGTcgaaatcgtcacaaaacatgggaagACCCCCCTATTTACctttatattcataaatatatatacatgtacatgtgtacatagaagattgattgttatagctcggcacttgtcttttaaaaactaaatttaagagcacctgtttcagttacaaaaataagtttaaataatgTATTACATGCACCAGGGAAAGACAACAAATAGATTACTTGGCCTGCTTAAAAATTACCATGTTTAAATTATGACCACCTAGGAATACAATGAGCAACAAACTTGGCCTGCAAAAAACaaacatacatgtgtacatagaagattgattgttatagcttgacacttgtcttttaaaaactaaatttaagagcacctgtttcagttacaaaaataagtttaaataatatattacatgcaccAGGGAAAGGCAACAATAATAGATTACTTAGCCTGCTTAAAACTTACTATGTTCAAATTATGACTACCTAGAAATACAATGAGCAACAAACCTGGCCTGCAAACACAAACTATTCCATTCCATTCAGTCACTTAGTGCAATAAAACGTTTCCTATCCAAATGGTGACCAACAAACTCATTcactatataattataatctacTTTGTCAAGTAGAGCATGATGAGAATGCATGAGAAGAAGATTGTTCATTCTTGATTGTCGCATAGTACTCCTCATAGCTGCTAAGATAGACAGGATTGAGGtaataaattacataaaaatttacaatttttataaattattatttatttataaaataaaaataattatttattgaatTCATGTTATGATCGTTCAACTGTTCTGTTCATGACAATGACATTGTTCAATGACCATCTATCAAATGTCCGGAGACTTGTGCAAAGAATAAAGCAAAAAAAGTAAAGTGAATTGAGAAAgaatgaaaattaaattttcaacaaataaataaaaaatctcacTATGCTTTCATGGTTGATATAGAGGCCCGTCTGCACGCTCACATGATATTTAATTGTAGCTTTACCTGAAAAAGTTTGATAGGTTGACTAAATTGTGTCGATTTTGAAGGAACTTCAGTTTTTTTTACTGCTGACAGGATTTTTGCTATTGGCCATTTTGTTTGCTGACTGACAGTACCTGGCCAATTCTTGCCATACCAGCAATGATCGCGCATTCACTACCATCCTATTTTCAAGAGGAGATCTTTGGAATACTCGTGCTTCGCTAGGAACCCACGAAGACATGAACACAGTGAAGTCGGTGATAAAATGGAAAAGTTTCAAAATCTACTATTTATGAGTTCTGGTGCTACATAATGACTTCCATCATGTACACTATGCTGATTTTGCAATTTCCGAGTATTTGACAGAAGAAAAGTGCTCCGGATAGTTCCGTAGTCTCctaataagacaatacagttctGACTGGCTACAGTCAATAGACAATACTGGCTGTATTGTCTACAGCCAGTAGACAATACAGTCTACTGGCGTAAAATCTTATAACTATACAACGCTGAGAAAAGAACATGTGAATGTTGTTGGACATAAAGCAAagaagaaaatataaaatatatatattaatatttaggaacataatttttgtttttgcgaTCCCTGTTGTGTTGAAAGCTATAAGCATGTTCCTATAAGCATTGAAAACAGCTGTAAATACTAGCACAACAAGCTACTGAAAAGGAAGTTTAGtgcatacaagttttgttaGTGCAAGGTTTAGGAAGAATACTAGTTGTAAACTGGTTACAAAAACAGATAAACCAATACCCAGTAATAATACGgataaaaacaagaaaaactgCACCAACTATTGATTGCTTAGAATGAAAATTGTGTATTTTTCTCAGAAACATTCACTTTTTCTATTCTCTATGTATTCCATCAGTGTTATATTACAGGGGTTGTATGAAAGACGTCACCTTGTATGTTTACATCTCAGTTGTAACATACTTGGTCATATTCCGTTTCTGAAGATTTCGAGCTTTAATATTCGGCTCTCAGTATTCGTCTTATGATTCAAAACTATGGCTTCCCAACTCCCACGTCGAATTGTGAAGGTTTGTCAGGTTTAGAAATGCATTTCATTTGAATGTAATATTTGACAATGGTATACTATCGACTTAATGGCATTTCCTATGTGCCAATTTTAATTGTATTCAGGAAACTCAGAGGTTGATGGCGGAGCCAGTACCAGGTATTCAGGCTGTTCCCGATGAGGCAAATGCTAGATATTTTAAAGTTGTCGTTGCTGGACCCAAAGACGTGAGTAGCATAGCATATCTTAGACGTTGAGAATATTTTTGATTTGAGCAAGTGCATAGGCAACTGAAAGGAAAGCTAATATTTAAAATTCATCAtagatatttgttttttattccaAACTAAGAGTTTTAGACTATAAGATTGCTACATTTCTACACTTGATTTTTTGTAACCTGGTTGATGTGTTATCCTTCATATGGTCGGTATGTAGGAACAAATGTAATGGTAACTCTGTAAACAAATGTAATTATTGGTATTATAATAAATTGATTGCTGTCATCGTATATTGTCAGTCATTTCTAAATTAATACTACACCATGAGTGAGAGTAACTTATGTCATGGTTTTCAGTCACCTTATGAGGGAGGCATCtttaatttggagttgtttctgCCTGAAGAGTATCCCATGGCACCACCTAAAGTTCGGTTTATGACCAAGATTTATCACCCAAATATAGACAAACTAGGACGCATCTGCCTTGATATATTGAAAGGTATGTCTTGTTCAATAACAAGTGTAAATATAAGTTATCATTAGCCTATATTCTTGTCTATGTATCTAGGTTGACATTGCAAAGGTAATTAGAAGTTGTCTAGCATCATCGGAATTGTGtgtcccgtagagaaagaggaGAACTAGTCTTGTTTGGAGGTTTTAATGCTGACCTTTAGTTTTAAATATTCAAGTAGTTATTGAACATCTTCTGATTGACGGTAGACAACTGATATGTTTGTTTAAGATAAATGGAGTCCTGCGCTGCAAATTCGCACAGTTCTTCTGTCAATACAAGCCTTGCTTAGCGCTCCGAATCCTGATGATCCTTTGGCTAATGATGTTGCAGAGCAGTGGAAAGCAAATGAGGCTCAGGCCATCAGAACGGGTGAGCTGAGggcttgtttaacccttctcctTCTAGAGTATTTGTCACATAAGATTCGTTCTTGAAGATATAGGTGGTAAAACTTATAAAAC
Above is a window of Watersipora subatra chromosome 3, tzWatSuba1.1, whole genome shotgun sequence DNA encoding:
- the LOC137391609 gene encoding ubiquitin-conjugating enzyme E2 N, whose product is MASQLPRRIVKETQRLMAEPVPGIQAVPDEANARYFKVVVAGPKDSPYEGGIFNLELFLPEEYPMAPPKVRFMTKIYHPNIDKLGRICLDILKDKWSPALQIRTVLLSIQALLSAPNPDDPLANDVAEQWKANEAQAIRTAREWTRVHAVNS